One segment of Babesia bigemina genome assembly Bbig001, chromosome : II DNA contains the following:
- a CDS encoding membrane protein, putative codes for MKRVALMGALAALLSAHKAAALHLSKDTFTSPHDGDLQFSHMGKVYGPDANKGADNATEVSGSAPATTTPGSSGNTDDVKGGSERSMDNVPVADLKRADSGSGGTNNTSTNNTTSTNTNTNNSTQSDNNSKTDQSQSYQHQTTHGATNYRGDTSTSVTNNFFNPPMPEYASEVYPKGAKLELQYLWKRINVIDDKLDRLMPIAAGDPRLDPSKRKGLIITFDAQSDPDSPTLNLEDSYSDNDAL; via the exons ATGAAGCGAGTCGCCCTCATGGGCGCGCTTGCTGCGCTGCTATCGGCTCACAAAGCCGCAGCGCTACACCTTAGCAAGGACACCTTTACGTCACCGCACGACGGCGACCTGCAGTTCTCGCACATGGGCAAGGTGTACGGACCGGATGCCAACAAAGGGGCGGACAACGCGACGGAAGTCTCAGGCTCGGCCCCTGCGACAACAACACCCGGGTCTAG CGGCAACACGGACGACGTAAAGGGCGGATCGGAGCGCTCAATGGACAACGTACCCGTAGCCGACCTAAAG AGGGCCGACAGTGGCAGCGGGGGCACGAATAACACCTCTACCAACAATACGACGAGCACGAATACAAACACGAACAACTCGACGCAATCGGACAATAACAGCAAGACGGATCAGTCTCAGTCGTACCAGCACCAAACGACGCACG GCGCCACCAACTACAGGGGTGACACGTCAACGAGTGTGACCAACAACTTCTTCAACC CACCCATGCCCGAGTACGCTTCGGAGGTATACCCGAAGGGCGCCAAGCTCGAATTGCAGTACCTCTGGAAACGAATCAACGTGATTGACGACAAACTCGATAGGCTCATGCCCATAGCTGCGGGGGACCCGAGGCTGGACCCGAGCAAACGCAAAGGGCTCATCATAACTTTTGATGCGCAGTCGGACCCCGACAGTCCTACGCTGAACCTAGAAGACAGTTACAGTGATAACGATGCATTGTGA
- a CDS encoding CGI-141 protein-like protein, putative — protein sequence MERNLRLGFALLCLGFITGCISILLLFDPLFFNVSNVFMVSGLYFILGTSKFITFFTSSYRAKGSAIYFIGIFVALIGWTKIGFILETYGLYVLFGAFLPNVISYIRVTPFSFVLDLPVVKNVVAYVQEPSSLPL from the coding sequence ATGGAGCGCAACCTGCGCCTCGGCTTCGCGCTGCTCTGTCTGGGCTTCATCACAGGATGCATCAGCATTCTGCTGCTGTTTGACCCACTGTTCTTCAACGTGTCGAATGTTTTCATGGTGTCGGGGTTGTACTTCATACTAGGAACCAGCAAATTCATCACATTCTTCACCAGTTCATACAGAGCCAAGGGAAGCGCAATCTACTTCATCGGGATATTTGTGGCGTTGATAGGATGGACGAAAATTGGCTTTATTCTGGAGACGTACGGGCTCTACGTCCTGTTCGGCGCTTTCCTGCCGAACGTTATATCGTACATTAGGGTCACACCCTTCAGCTTTGTCCTCGACCTCCCTGTCGTAAAGAACGTCGTAGCGTATGTACAGGAACCGTCATCATTGCCGCTTTGA
- a CDS encoding ATP-dependent Clp protease proteolytic subunit 1, putative translates to MLPFRQRLRLAKGDYDSKIDDFYVRSRTLFLNGELTDRAAHRLISALLRMNEQDPVKKVKFYINSPGGSVSAGMAIYDMLQSLQMPVETICVGQAASMGAFLLAGGTKGMRCAMPNSRIMIHQPLGGAHGQVSDIKIQANEILQIRQILNAHLSHFTGKPIDQIEIDCDRDNYMRPAEALEYGLIDHICKTRTSHIEVGPAVCID, encoded by the exons ATGTTGCCCTTCCGGCAACGTCTTCGGCTTGCGAAG GGGGATTACGATTCTAAGATAGACGACTTCTATGTTCGCTCACGCACTCTCTTCCTCAACGGTGAGCTGACTGATCGCGCAGCGCATCGACTAATAAGCGCATTGTTGCGTATGAACGAGCAGGATCCCGTCAAGAAGGTTAAATTTTACATTAACTCTCCGGGGGGGTCGGTATCAGCAG GAATGGCCATATACGACATGCTGCAGAGCCTGCAGATGCCGGTTGAAACCATATGCGTAGGGCAGGCGGCGTCGATGGGCGCATTTCTGCTTGCAGGCGGCACCAAGGGGATGCGTTGTGCGATGCCGAACTCGCGCATCATGATCCACCAACCCTTAGGCGGTGCCCATGGTCAGGTGAGCGACATAAAGATTCAGGCCAACGAGATACTGCAAATTAGGCAGATACTCAATGCCCATCTTTCGCATTTTACAGGGAAACCCATTGACCAAATTGAGATAGATTGCGACCGAGACAACTACATGAGGCCTGCAGAGGCACTCGAATATGGTCTCATAGATCATATCTGTAAGACAAGGACATCGCATATTGAGGTGGGGCCCGCCGTTTGTATCGACTGA
- a CDS encoding small heat shock protein, putative, with amino-acid sequence MSCIMRCNNSEQEVVIDEQTGLPVKNHDYCRRSVAIMYFVCSFTEKPSVIYKPSTIVPQNTILEIPPPKELETPITFNPTVDTFFDADTNKIVVLMELPGFSHNDITVECGLGELIISGPRPKDELYEKFGNNLDIHIRERKVGYFYRRFKLPHNALDKSVAVSYSNGILDIRVECSQFSEMRRIQIDGKA; translated from the exons ATGTCGTGCATTATGAGGTGCAACAACTCCGAACAGGAGGTTGTCATCGATGAGCAGACGGGACTCCCAGTGAAGAACCACGACTAC TGTCGCCGTAGCGTGGCTATAATGTATTTCGTTTGCTCGTTC ACTGAGAAGCCCTCTGTGATTTACAAGCCGTCGACCATTGTTCCTCAAAACACCATCCTTGAGATCCCTCCTCCCAAGGAACTGGAAACCCCTATCACCTTCAACCCCACTGTGGACACCTTTTTCGATGCTGACACCAACAAGATCGTTGTTTTGATGGAACTGCCTGGATTCAGCCACAACGACATCACTGTGGAGTGCGGTCTGGGAGAACTCATCATCAGCGGCCCCCGCCCCAAGGACGAGCTTTACGAGAAGTTCGGTAACAACCTTGACATCCACATCCGTGAGCGCAAGGTTGGTTACTTCTACAGGCGCTTCAAGCTCCCCCACAACGCCTTGGACAAGTCTGTTGCTGTGTCTTACTCCAACGGTATCTTGGACATCAGGGTTGAGTGCTCGCAGTTCTCCGAGATGCGCCGCATCCAGATCGACGGCAAGGCATAA
- a CDS encoding u5 small nuclear ribonuclear protein, putative, protein MDQELYDEFGNYIGPVLDEDLGGGIDSDGSAGDGEAADTVTRLGPADVVEYDGGTAEESPFKDVEVFIQHEDTQTIEEPIVKSQETRVERVSYIKRLDEDISAKSFDILEERLPRNRFSFRFMTTLMRQPQFIRNVCICGDLHHGKTTVVDRLINYSRFPDPDAAEGFDPSFVRYTDTRLDEQAREMSIKATPISLVFQSEAGTARNKAVKHKSYLFNIFDTPGHVNFIDEFMHAQSLCDGCVFVVDVLVGRTSTLELMLKSAIKNGTGFCVILNCIDRLVLEMKIPPTDAYLKIRHTIADLNEFVKQTSSLTQTDPVVLSPLRGNVLFASSKYGIFFTLESFSAIYAPDADPVRLAKALWGDTFYNPATQEFTPDEVVAGESDGENEGEVQLKHSFVAFVLEPLYKIFSHVASDEREELTPILDQLGVSLRASDYRMDTRKILQKVFAALFSDPSGFVSFVVENVPPPTETGALKLQTLYTGDRGTAICSGIEQCDPDAQLMIFVAKNYYRLDTNAFDVFGRVLSGTVTKGQRIKILGDEYTLDDDEDMQVRSVGSLWIAEGRYRVEVNSVSAGNWVLISGIDLCSHKTMTITSAEDPNGAEVCRLRPTVLASEPVFKVAIEPLNPSELPRMVEGLRRIDRSYPAIKTRVEESGEHVVMGTGELYLDCALHDLRRLYGDLEVKVSDPVVRFTETIMEQSATKCFAETQNQMNKLCFIAEPLEQGISSAIDEGLISPELPDSETSALFMEKYNWDILAARSIWCFGPDNVGPNILLDDVLPSDPVKAAVGTVRSAIMQGFNWACKEGPLVEEPFRNTKFKLIGAEIATDAPMRSAGQIIPATRRAVYGAFLLSTPRLMEPIVFSEIICPADCVASAYSILSRRRGHVLKDVPKPGTPFYEVHAYLPAIESFGFETDLRVHTHGQAFGITFFDHWNIVPGDPLDKSIMLKTLEPAPIPHLAREFMLKTRRRKGLAEDISINKYFDATMLQALGDELEQFY, encoded by the exons ATGGACCAGGAGCTGTACGACGAGTTTGGTAACTACATCGGCCCCGTCCTTGACGAGGATCTCGGCGGTGGTATCGACTCCGACGGGAGCGCCGGCGACGGCGAGGCTGCCGACACAGTAACTCGCCTCGGCCCCGCGGACGTCGTGGAGTACGATGGCGGGACCGCGGAGGAGTCGCCGTTCAAAGATGTGGAGGTCTTCATCCAGCACGAAGACACTCAGACCATCGAGGAGCCCATCGTAAAATCGCAGGAGACACGCGTCGAGCGCGTCAGCTACATCAAGCGCCTGGACGAAGACATCAGCGCGAAGAGCTTCGATATCCTCGAGGAAAGGCTCCCGCGTAACCGGTTCAGCTTCCGCTTCATGACCACGTTGATGCGTCAGCCGCAGTTCATACGCAACGTCTGCATCTGCGGCGATCTGCACCATGGGAAGACTACGGTGGTGGATCGGCTCATCAACTACAGCCGATTCCCGGATCCAGACGCCGCTGAGGGGTTCGACCCCAGCTTCGTGCGCTACACCGACACGCGGCTCGACGAGCAGGCGCGGGAGATGTCGATCAAGGCCACGCCGATCTCGCTGGTGTTTCAAAGCGAGGCTGGCACGGCTAGGAACAAAGCCGTGAAACACAAGTCGTACCTCTTCAACATATTCGACACTCCGGGCCATGTGAACTTCATAGACGAGTTCATGCACGCTCAGAGCCTGTGCGATGGCTGCGTGTTTGTCGTGGACGTGCTGGTGGGCCGCACCAGCACCCTGGAGCTGATGCTCAAGAGCGCCATCAAGAACGGCACCGGTTTCTGCGTGATCCTCAATTGCATCGACCGGTTGGTGCTGGAGATGAAGATTCCGCCGACGGACGCGTATCTCAAGATACGGCACACCATCGCAGACCTGAACGAATTCGTCAAGCAAACGAGTTCGCTCACTCAAACAGACCCGGTCGTCCTGAGCCCGTTACGCGGCAATGTGCTCTTCGCGTCGTCGAAGTACGGGATCTTTTTTACGCTCGAATCGTTCTCCGCTATATATGCGCCTGACGCGGACCCCGTCCGCCTGGCGAAGGCGCTCTGGGGCGACACCTTCTATAACCCCGCCACGCAGGAGTTCACGCCCGATGAGGTGGTTGCAGGAGAATCTGACGGCGAGAACGAGGGCGAGGTCCAGCTGAAGCACTCTTTTGTGGCGTTTGTGTTAGAGCCGCTATACAAGATCTTCTCTCATGTCGCATCAGACGAACGAGAGGAGCTGACGCCGATCCTGGACCAGCTGGGCGTCTCGCTGCGCGCCAGTGATTACCGGATGGACACCAGGAAGATTTTGCAGAAGGTATTCGCCGCGCTGTTCAGCGACCCCAGCGGTTTCGTCAGTTTCGTGGTCGAGAACGTACCGCCGCCAACGGAAACGGGGGCACTGAAACTCCAAACGCTCTACACGGGCGACCGCGGCACCGCGATCTGTTCGGGCATCGAGCAGTGTGACCCTGATGCGCAGTTGATGATATTCGTTGCCAAAAACTACTACCGGCTCGACACTAACGCCTTCGACGTGTTCGGTAGAGTATTGTCGGGGACCGTAACCAAGGGCCAGCGTATCAAGATATTGGGGGATGAATACACgctggacgacgacgaagacATGCAGGTCCGCAGTGTCGGGTCGCTGTGGATTGCGGAAGGCCGCTACCGCGTTGAGGTGAACTCCGTGTCCGCGGGCAACTGGGTCCTCATATCGGGCATAGACCTCTGCTCGCACAAGACGATGACCATCACCTCGGCCGAAGACCCTAACGGCGCCGAAGTGTGCCGCTTGCGTCCGACCGTGCTCGCGTCTGAGCCTGTCTTTAAGGTAGCCATCGAGCCCCTCAACCCTTCTGAGTTGCCGCGCATGGTGGAAGGGCTACGTAGAATAGACCGCAGCTACCCCGCCATAAAGACGCGCGTCGAGGAGAGTGGGGAACACGTGGTGATGGGTACGGGAGAGCTGTACCTTGATTGTGCGCTTCATGATCTACGGAGGCTCTACGGTGACCTAGAGGTGAAAGTGTCGGATCCCGTGGTCCGATTCACGGAAACCATCATGGAACAATCAGCGACGAAGTGCTTCGCAGAGACTCAGAACCAGATGAACAAGCTGTGTTTCATCGCGGAGCCTCTGGAGCAGGGCATCTCTTCGGCCATTGATGAGGGCCTCATCAGCCCAGAGCTGCCTGACAGTGAAACGTCGGCTCTATTCATGGAGAAGTACAATTGGGACATCCTTGCTGCTCGTTCCATTTGGTGCTTTGGCCCCGACAACGTCGGCCCCAACATCCTGCTGGATGACGTCTTGCCAAGCGACCCCGTGAAGGCGGCCGTGGGCACTGTGCGCTCTGCTATCATGCAGGGCTTCAACTGGGCCTGCAAAGAAGGCCCCTTGGTGGAGGAGCCGTTTAGGAATACCAAGTTCAAGCTGATAGGCGCCGAAATCGCTACGGACGCCCCCATGCGCAGCGCCGGGCAGATCATCCCGGCAACCAGACGCGCCGTGTACGGGGCGTTCCTGCTGTCCACACCGCGTCTCATGGAGCCCATCGTATTTTCTGAGATCATATGCCCTGCTGACTGCGTCGCTTCGGCCTACTCGATTCTGTCCCGACGCCGCGGCCACGTGCTGAAGGACGTGCCCAAGCCCGGGACGCCCTTCTACGAAGTTCACGCGTATCTGCCTGCGATAGAATCGTTCGGATTCGAGACCGATTTGCGTGTTCATACCCATGGCCAGGCGTTTGGCATCACCTTCTTCGACCACTGGAACATTGTGCCGGGAGACCCGCTAGACAAG TCCATCATGCTGAAAACACTCGAACCCGCCCCAATTCCGCACCTGGCACGCGAGTTCATGCTTAAGACACGGCGGCGCAAGGGGCTGGCGGAAGACATATCCATCAACAAGTACTTCGACGCCACTATGCTCCAGGCACTAGGGGACGAACTCGAGCAGTTCTACTGA
- a CDS encoding membrane protein, putative, with protein MVGTLWLCAALCSSLCIGLAFEGCDVVVDSSICIKDGATVLLPSARRDGRVLHYRFDEEVAVDSSGFGNHGVGPVAGHSGFSGVGSSAYFRKNFVYLPDTKSLRSNEFSVALFVFFLKDEESAASADKVNDYCPLVHKGIRTAALSECAPEIAVNPKDGRVRVLLSVESSQTMEVESNCRLQPHQWYHIAVVKDKSSLTLYINAYVRYNPLPLYVGASPYMGKCDMPVLIDELSFYTKALGRDEVQAEASAVLGGVEPSYVAIGCINCGKEEAMKSCPQGYHLCNKFELYTGMYKTTLWFMPVSGGYGAALRLSIPANRIMAAASAEPSTGVALCCANLQN; from the exons ATGGTTGGCACACTTTGGCTGTGCGCGGCGCTCTGCTCTTCCCTGTGCATCGGATTAGCCTTCGAGGGATGTGATGTTGTCGTGGACTCCTCCATCTGCATCAAGGACGGGGCGACAGTCCTGCTGCCCAGCGCACGCAGGGACGGCCGAGTGCTGCACTACCgcttcgacgaggaggtTGCCGTCGACTCTAGCGGCTTCGGCAACCACGGAGTCGGGCCAGTGGCGGGGCATTCGGGGTTTAGCGGCGTCGGGAGCTCGGCATACTTCCGGAAGAATTTCGTCTACCTTCCGGATACCAAGTCGCTGCGGTCAAACGAGTTCAGCGTGGCGCTGTTCGTGTTCTTCCTGAAGGACGAGGAATCAGCTGCGAGTGCCGATAAAGTTAACGACTACTGCCCGCTCGTCCACAAAGGAATCCGCACGGCCGCGCTCAGTGAGTGCGCCCCGGAAATCGCAGTTAACCCCAAGGACGGCCGTGTGCGCGTCCTGCTGTCAGTGGAGTCCAGCCAAACTATGGAGGTCGAGTCCAACTGCAGGCTTCAACCGCACCAGTGGTACCATATCGCTGTGGTGAAGGACAAGTCTTCCTTGACATTGTATATAAACG CATACGTGCGATACAACCCGCTGCCGCTTTACGTCGGAGCGTCGCCGTACATGGGCAAGTGTGATATGCCCGTGCTCATAGATGAGCTGTCGTTCTATACCAAG GCCCTGGGGCGCGACGAGGTACAGGCCGAAGCCTCCGCCGTTCTTGGTGGCGTGGAGCCCTCGTACGTCGCCATCGGCTGCATCAACTGCGG AAAGGAGGAAGCCATGAAATCGTGCCCGCAAGGCTACCACCTATGCAACAAGTTCGAGCTGTACACGGGTATGTACAAAACTACGTTATGGTTCATGCCAGTGTCAGGCGGGTACGGAGCTGCGCTCAGGCTGTCCATACCAGCCAACAGAATCATGGCCGCCGCCAGCGCGGAGCCCTCGACAGGTGTAGCGCTGTGCTGCGCTAATCTCCAAAACTGA